The Kitasatospora setae KM-6054 genome contains a region encoding:
- a CDS encoding glutamate-5-semialdehyde dehydrogenase codes for MSDLTATADSPVLAAARRAREAAAALAPVPRSVKDAALLAIADALVERSAEITAANAEDVERARAAGTAESVIDRLTLTAERIAAIAADVRSVVGLPDPVGEVVRGYTLPNGLDVRQVRVPLGVVGIIYEARPNVTVDAAALCLKSGNAVLLRGSGSAYRSNTALVEVLRAAVAGAGLPADAIQLVPGESRESVQELMRARGLVDVLIPRGGASLIRTVVEGSTVPVIETGTGNCHVYVDAQADLAMAVGVLLNSKAQRVSVCNSAETLLVHQDVADAFLPLALAALAEAGVTVHGDDAVLKAAEGTGVTAVPATEEDWETEYLSLDLAAAVVPSLEAAVEHIRRYSSGHTEAIVTGSQPAARRFTQLVDSTTVAVNASTRFTDGGEFGFGAEIGISTQKLHARGPMGLPELTSTKYIVTGDGHVRGEARQTVGG; via the coding sequence ATGAGCGACCTCACCGCCACCGCCGACAGCCCCGTCCTCGCCGCCGCGCGCCGTGCCCGGGAGGCGGCCGCCGCCCTGGCGCCAGTGCCGCGCTCGGTGAAGGACGCCGCGCTGCTGGCGATCGCGGACGCGCTGGTCGAGCGGTCCGCCGAGATCACCGCCGCCAACGCGGAGGACGTCGAGCGGGCCCGGGCGGCCGGTACCGCCGAGTCGGTGATCGACCGGCTGACGCTCACCGCGGAGCGGATCGCCGCGATCGCCGCCGACGTCCGCAGCGTGGTCGGCCTCCCCGACCCGGTGGGCGAGGTGGTCCGCGGCTACACCCTGCCGAACGGCCTCGACGTGCGCCAGGTCCGCGTCCCGCTGGGCGTGGTCGGCATCATCTACGAGGCCCGGCCGAACGTCACGGTGGACGCCGCCGCGCTCTGCCTGAAGTCCGGCAACGCGGTGCTGCTGCGCGGCTCGGGCTCGGCCTACCGCTCCAACACCGCGCTGGTGGAGGTGCTGCGCGCGGCGGTCGCCGGCGCGGGCCTGCCGGCCGACGCGATCCAGCTGGTGCCGGGCGAGAGCCGCGAGTCGGTGCAGGAGCTGATGCGCGCCCGCGGCCTGGTCGACGTGCTGATCCCGCGCGGCGGCGCCTCGCTGATCCGCACCGTGGTCGAGGGCTCGACCGTCCCGGTGATCGAGACCGGCACCGGCAACTGCCACGTGTACGTGGACGCCCAGGCCGACCTGGCGATGGCCGTCGGCGTGCTGCTGAACTCCAAGGCGCAGCGGGTCAGCGTCTGCAACTCCGCCGAGACCCTGCTGGTGCACCAGGACGTCGCGGACGCCTTCCTGCCGCTCGCGCTGGCCGCGCTGGCGGAGGCCGGCGTCACCGTGCACGGCGACGACGCGGTGCTCAAGGCCGCCGAGGGCACCGGGGTGACGGCCGTCCCGGCGACCGAGGAGGACTGGGAGACCGAGTACCTCTCGCTCGACCTGGCCGCCGCGGTGGTCCCCTCGCTGGAGGCCGCGGTCGAGCACATCCGCCGCTACTCCTCCGGCCACACCGAGGCGATCGTCACCGGCTCGCAGCCCGCCGCCCGCCGCTTCACCCAGCTCGTCGACTCCACCACGGTCGCGGTCAACGCCTCCACCCGGTTCACCGACGGCGGCGAGTTCGGCTTCGGCGCGGAGATCGGCATCTCCACCCAGAAGCTGCACGCCCGCGGCCCGATGGGCCTGCCGGAGCTGACCAGCACCAAGTACATCGTCACCGGCGACGGGCACGTGCGCGGCGAGGCCCGGCAGACCGTCGGGGGCTGA
- the proB gene encoding glutamate 5-kinase, whose amino-acid sequence MVDQLLREEVVSARRVVVKVGSSSLTTAAGGLDADRVDALVDALAKLRARKDAPEVVLVSSGAIAAGLAPLGLAKRPKDLARQQAAASVGQGLLVARYTASFARYGVRVGQVLLTAEDASRRAHYRNAYRTLDQLLTMGAMPIVNENDTVATAEIKFGDNDRLAALVAHLVRADLLVLLSDVDGLYDGDPAKPGSSRIEVVRGPEDLAGVEIGSAGKAGVGTGGMVTKVEAARIATGAGIPVVLTAASQAADALAGRPTGTLFLRTGSRSADRLLWLEHASSPRGTLTLDDGAVAAVVHGGKSLLPAGVTRVEGEFAAGDPVDLLGENGHIVARGLVNFDARELPRLLGRSTRELAQELGAAYEREVVHRDDLVVLRG is encoded by the coding sequence ATGGTGGATCAGTTGCTCCGCGAGGAGGTCGTCTCGGCGCGGCGGGTCGTGGTGAAGGTCGGCTCGTCCTCGCTGACCACCGCCGCCGGCGGACTGGACGCGGACCGGGTCGACGCCCTGGTCGACGCGCTGGCCAAGCTGCGGGCCCGGAAGGACGCGCCGGAGGTCGTACTGGTCTCCTCCGGTGCGATCGCGGCCGGCCTGGCCCCGCTCGGACTGGCCAAGCGGCCCAAGGACCTGGCCCGCCAGCAGGCCGCCGCCAGCGTCGGCCAGGGCCTGCTGGTGGCCCGCTACACCGCCTCCTTCGCCCGCTACGGGGTGCGGGTCGGCCAGGTGCTGCTCACCGCCGAGGACGCCAGCCGCCGGGCCCACTACCGCAACGCGTACCGGACCCTGGACCAGCTGCTGACGATGGGCGCGATGCCGATCGTCAACGAGAACGACACCGTCGCCACCGCCGAGATCAAGTTCGGCGACAACGACCGGCTGGCCGCACTGGTCGCCCACCTGGTGCGGGCCGACCTGCTGGTGCTGCTCTCCGACGTGGACGGCCTGTACGACGGCGACCCGGCCAAGCCCGGCAGCAGCCGGATCGAGGTGGTGCGCGGACCCGAGGACCTCGCCGGCGTGGAGATCGGCAGCGCCGGCAAGGCCGGCGTCGGCACCGGCGGCATGGTCACCAAGGTCGAGGCGGCCCGGATCGCCACCGGCGCGGGCATCCCGGTGGTGCTGACCGCCGCCAGCCAGGCCGCCGACGCGCTGGCCGGCCGCCCCACCGGCACGCTGTTCCTGCGCACCGGCAGCCGCTCCGCCGACCGGCTGCTCTGGCTGGAGCACGCCTCCTCCCCGCGCGGCACGCTGACCCTGGACGACGGCGCGGTGGCGGCCGTCGTGCACGGTGGGAAGTCCCTGCTGCCGGCCGGGGTGACCCGGGTCGAAGGGGAGTTCGCCGCGGGCGATCCGGTCGACCTTCTTGGCGAAAACGGTCACATCGTCGCCCGCGGACTGGTCAACTTTGATGCGAGGGAGTTGCCCCGTCTGCTCGGCCGGTCCACCCGAGAACTGGCCCAGGAGCTCGGCGCCGCGTACGAACGCGAGGTCGTCCACCGCGACGACCTGGTCGTGCTGCGCGGCTGA
- the obgE gene encoding GTPase ObgE yields the protein MTTFVDRVELHVAAGNGGHGCASVHREKFKPLGGPDGGNGGEGGSVILVVDSQVTTLLEYHHSPKRKATNGKPGAGGHRTGALGPDIVLPVPDGTVVLDRQGNVLADLVGHGTSFVAAQGGRGGLGNAALASARRKAPGFALLGEPGEARDIVMELKSVADVALVGYPSAGKSSLISVLSAAKPKIADYPFTTLVPNLGVVTAGETVYTIADVPGLIPGASQGRGLGLEFLRHVERCEVLVHVLDCATLEPGRDPLTDLETIEDELAQYGGLEDRPRLVALNKVDVPDGQDIADLTRASLEERGYRVFEVSALAHKGLRELSFALAEIVSAARAAKPVEESTRIVLRPTAVDDAGFTIEEEDGAYRIRGGKPERWVRQTDFANDEAVGYLADRLARLGVEQQLWKIGAKEGDTVIIGPDENAVVFDWEPTMAAGAEMLGRRGEDHRMETQRPAVDRRRERQRGRDAAEQEYLDFEALSSGREELDE from the coding sequence ATGACCACCTTCGTGGACCGCGTCGAACTGCACGTCGCCGCGGGTAACGGAGGCCATGGCTGCGCCTCCGTGCACCGGGAGAAGTTCAAGCCGCTGGGCGGCCCCGACGGGGGCAACGGCGGCGAGGGCGGCTCGGTGATCCTGGTCGTCGACTCGCAGGTCACCACGCTGCTGGAGTACCACCACTCGCCCAAGCGCAAGGCCACCAACGGCAAGCCCGGCGCCGGCGGCCACCGCACCGGCGCGCTCGGCCCGGACATCGTGCTGCCGGTGCCGGACGGCACCGTGGTGCTGGACCGCCAGGGCAACGTGCTGGCCGACCTGGTCGGCCACGGCACCAGCTTCGTCGCCGCCCAGGGCGGCCGCGGCGGCCTCGGCAACGCCGCGCTGGCCTCCGCCCGCCGCAAGGCCCCCGGCTTCGCGCTGCTCGGCGAGCCCGGCGAGGCCCGCGACATCGTGATGGAGCTGAAGTCCGTCGCCGACGTCGCGCTGGTCGGCTACCCGAGCGCCGGCAAGTCCTCGCTGATCTCGGTGCTCTCCGCCGCGAAGCCGAAGATCGCCGACTACCCGTTCACCACCCTGGTCCCCAACCTCGGCGTGGTCACCGCCGGCGAGACCGTCTACACGATCGCCGACGTGCCCGGCCTGATCCCCGGCGCCAGCCAGGGCCGCGGCCTGGGCCTGGAGTTCCTGCGGCACGTCGAGCGCTGCGAGGTGCTGGTGCACGTGCTGGACTGCGCCACCCTGGAGCCGGGCCGCGACCCGCTCACCGACCTGGAGACCATCGAGGACGAACTCGCCCAGTACGGCGGCCTGGAGGACCGGCCGCGACTGGTCGCGCTCAACAAGGTCGACGTCCCGGACGGCCAGGACATCGCCGACCTGACCCGCGCCTCGCTGGAGGAGCGCGGCTACCGCGTCTTCGAGGTCTCCGCGCTCGCCCACAAGGGCCTGCGCGAACTCTCCTTCGCGCTGGCCGAGATCGTCTCCGCCGCGCGCGCCGCCAAGCCCGTCGAGGAGAGCACCCGGATCGTCCTGCGGCCCACCGCCGTCGACGACGCCGGCTTCACCATCGAGGAGGAGGACGGCGCGTACCGGATCCGCGGCGGCAAGCCCGAGCGCTGGGTCCGGCAGACCGACTTCGCCAACGACGAGGCCGTCGGCTACCTCGCCGACCGGCTCGCCCGGCTCGGCGTCGAGCAGCAGCTGTGGAAGATCGGCGCCAAGGAGGGCGACACCGTCATCATCGGCCCCGACGAGAACGCCGTCGTCTTCGACTGGGAGCCCACCATGGCGGCCGGCGCGGAGATGCTCGGCCGCCGCGGCGAGGACCACCGGATGGAGACCCAGCGCCCCGCCGTCGACCGCCGCCGCGAGCGGCAGCGCGGGCGGGACGCCGCGGAGCAGGAGTACCTGGACTTCGAGGCGCTCTCCTCGGGCCGCGAGGAGCTCGACGAGTAG
- the rpmA gene encoding 50S ribosomal protein L27 has product MAHKKGASSTRNGRDSNAQRLGVKRFGGQVVSAGEIIVRQRGTHFHPGANVGRGGDDTLFALTAGAVQFGNRRGRKVVNIVAVEA; this is encoded by the coding sequence ATGGCACACAAGAAGGGTGCGAGTTCCACTCGCAACGGTCGTGACTCGAACGCCCAGCGCCTCGGCGTGAAGCGCTTCGGCGGCCAGGTCGTCTCCGCCGGCGAGATCATCGTCCGCCAGCGCGGCACCCACTTCCACCCGGGCGCCAACGTCGGCCGTGGTGGCGACGACACCCTCTTCGCGCTGACCGCCGGTGCCGTGCAGTTCGGCAACCGTCGCGGCCGCAAGGTCGTCAACATCGTGGCCGTCGAGGCCTGA
- the rplU gene encoding 50S ribosomal protein L21 encodes MYAIVRAGGRQHKVAVGDVLEIDRIDAKPGDSVELSTILVVDGESITSDPWVLGGVKAHAEVVDQTKGDKIVILRYKNKTGYRRRQGHRQKHTAVRITSIDSVSK; translated from the coding sequence ATGTACGCGATCGTTCGCGCCGGCGGCCGCCAGCACAAGGTCGCCGTCGGCGACGTGCTGGAGATCGACCGCATCGACGCCAAGCCGGGTGACTCGGTCGAGCTCTCGACCATCCTCGTCGTCGACGGTGAGTCCATCACCTCCGACCCGTGGGTGCTCGGCGGCGTGAAGGCTCACGCCGAGGTCGTCGACCAGACCAAGGGCGACAAGATCGTCATCCTGCGCTACAAGAACAAGACCGGCTACCGCCGTCGTCAGGGCCACCGCCAGAAGCACACCGCGGTGCGCATCACCAGCATCGACTCGGTCAGCAAGTAA
- a CDS encoding Rne/Rng family ribonuclease translates to MLENTEPQPAAADSNDNSAADGASAAPPRRRRRAVSRPAGSPQGAVSETAETVVAAAPAAEPAAAVAAPVAAPAAEAFVEAAPEKPVRARRARKRVESPAGAPEAPAAVEPSAAPAAESAAVEPVAAEPAAEEKPVRARRTRKRASAPVQSPVVAEEPAAEPEPEPEAAVEAEAVAEPAAAEPVAEEKPVRARRTRKRASAPVQSPVVAEEAAAEPEPAVEEEPEAEVEAVAEPEPVVEAEPPRARRRAVRPSTAIFQAPVFQEPAPYTAPAPAAKAAEPTPAAAKAAAKAAEPEAPAAPAEDEFEYSGVGRRRVRTAVRVQQSAKPARAAQQAAKAAPQPAAPAAPAVEAPAEAEAPAAAPEQDAEWEDDRPSRRRRRGGRRRRRGDAEDAPEAVEADTAETEAEDAHDEDAEGHDEAEDEHEDDLAAGLSSSRRRRRRRRRSGEGGAEQPETTEDGVRTVVKVREPRRRSAEPAFDPDEVQSIKGSTRLEAKKQRRREGRELGRRRVPIITEAEFLARRESVERVMVVRQNGARTQIGVLEDGVLVEHYVNKEQATSYVGNVYLGKVQNVLPSMEAAFVDIGKGRNAVLYAGEVNFGALGGHGGSRRIESVLKSGQSVLVQVSKDPIGHKGARLTSQISLPGRYLVYVPEGSMTGISRKLPENERTRLKQILKKIVPDDAGVIVRTAAEGASEEELTRDVQRLQQQWEEIQKKAATGNAPALLYGEPDMTVRVVRDIFNEDFTKVIVSGTDAWNTIHDYVSNVAPDLTERLQRWTSDVDVFATYRIDEQLMKALDRKVWLPSGGSLVIDRTEAMIVVDVNTGKFVGQGGNLEETVTRNNIEAAEEIVRQLRLRDLGGIIVIDFIDMVLESNRDLVLRRLLECLGRDRTKHQVAEVTSLGLVQMTRKRVGQGLLESFSEPCVHCNGRGVIVHMDQPSHSHNHNHGAPQNTAAAGTGEGGGKRRRRGRGGAGNAEADAVGAEGTETAETTEAAEAAAAEIEAVEAAVEAVAELEQAVADLEIVEEDAVEAVAEAVAVAVEAAEPVAAPVAAEQAGQAETPSAAPAAGGRTRRRAVRKATAPAGSAGEAEIVVLQARAEAAMEAALSAAAEKSAAEAAEAAETAETEAVTEAVAEAEPAAEVAVEAEAEQPAEAVAEAAAPKKRAPRKTATKTAAAKKAAPAKAAAKKTAVKKAVAEKAPAEKTAAPAAKKTAARKTATKRTSTAAKKAAAAEGDGAAE, encoded by the coding sequence ATGCTCGAAAACACCGAACCGCAGCCCGCTGCGGCCGACAGCAACGACAACAGCGCCGCCGACGGCGCCTCCGCGGCCCCGCCGCGGCGCCGGCGCCGGGCGGTCTCCCGCCCGGCCGGCTCCCCGCAGGGGGCCGTGAGCGAGACCGCCGAGACCGTGGTCGCGGCCGCACCCGCCGCCGAGCCGGCGGCCGCGGTGGCCGCTCCGGTAGCCGCTCCGGCCGCCGAGGCGTTCGTCGAGGCGGCGCCCGAGAAGCCGGTCCGCGCCCGGCGCGCCCGCAAGCGCGTCGAGTCCCCGGCCGGTGCGCCGGAGGCGCCCGCCGCGGTCGAGCCGTCGGCCGCACCCGCCGCCGAGTCGGCTGCCGTCGAGCCGGTCGCCGCCGAGCCGGCTGCCGAGGAGAAGCCGGTGCGGGCCCGTCGGACCCGCAAGCGGGCGTCCGCGCCCGTGCAGTCGCCGGTGGTGGCCGAGGAGCCCGCCGCCGAGCCCGAGCCCGAGCCCGAGGCCGCTGTCGAGGCCGAGGCCGTCGCGGAGCCGGCTGCCGCCGAGCCGGTCGCCGAGGAGAAGCCGGTGCGGGCCCGTCGGACCCGCAAGCGGGCGTCCGCGCCCGTGCAGTCGCCGGTGGTGGCCGAGGAGGCCGCCGCCGAGCCCGAGCCCGCCGTCGAGGAGGAGCCGGAGGCCGAGGTCGAGGCCGTCGCGGAGCCCGAGCCGGTCGTCGAGGCCGAGCCGCCGCGCGCCCGCCGCCGGGCTGTCCGCCCGTCCACCGCGATCTTCCAGGCGCCGGTCTTCCAGGAGCCCGCGCCCTACACCGCCCCCGCGCCCGCCGCGAAGGCCGCCGAGCCGACTCCGGCCGCCGCGAAGGCCGCGGCCAAGGCCGCCGAGCCGGAGGCGCCCGCCGCGCCCGCCGAGGACGAGTTCGAGTACAGCGGCGTCGGCCGCCGCCGGGTCCGCACCGCGGTGCGGGTCCAGCAGTCGGCCAAGCCCGCCCGGGCCGCCCAGCAGGCCGCCAAGGCCGCTCCGCAGCCCGCCGCCCCGGCCGCGCCCGCCGTCGAGGCCCCCGCCGAGGCCGAGGCGCCCGCCGCCGCCCCCGAGCAGGACGCCGAGTGGGAGGACGACCGCCCGTCCCGCCGCCGCCGTCGCGGTGGCCGCCGCCGCCGTCGCGGTGACGCCGAGGACGCCCCGGAAGCGGTCGAGGCCGACACCGCCGAGACCGAGGCCGAGGACGCGCACGACGAGGACGCCGAGGGCCACGACGAGGCCGAGGACGAGCACGAGGACGACCTGGCCGCCGGCCTGTCCTCCTCGCGCCGCCGTCGCCGTCGCCGCCGCCGCTCCGGCGAGGGCGGTGCCGAGCAGCCCGAGACCACCGAGGACGGCGTGCGCACCGTGGTGAAGGTGCGCGAGCCGCGCCGCCGCTCCGCCGAGCCCGCGTTCGACCCGGACGAGGTGCAGTCGATCAAGGGCTCCACCCGTCTGGAGGCCAAGAAGCAGCGCCGCCGCGAGGGCCGCGAGCTGGGCCGCCGCCGCGTCCCGATCATCACCGAGGCCGAGTTCCTGGCCCGCCGCGAGTCGGTCGAGCGGGTCATGGTGGTCCGCCAGAACGGCGCCCGCACCCAGATCGGCGTGCTGGAGGACGGGGTGCTGGTCGAGCACTACGTCAACAAGGAGCAGGCCACCTCGTACGTCGGCAACGTGTACCTGGGCAAGGTGCAGAACGTGCTGCCGTCGATGGAGGCCGCGTTCGTCGACATCGGCAAGGGCCGCAACGCCGTGCTGTACGCGGGCGAGGTCAACTTCGGCGCGCTCGGCGGCCACGGCGGCTCGCGCCGGATCGAGTCGGTGCTGAAGTCCGGCCAGTCCGTGCTGGTGCAGGTCTCCAAGGACCCGATCGGCCACAAGGGCGCCCGGCTGACCAGCCAGATCTCGCTGCCCGGCCGCTACCTGGTGTACGTGCCCGAGGGCTCGATGACCGGCATCTCCCGCAAGCTGCCGGAGAACGAGCGGACCCGCCTCAAGCAGATCCTCAAGAAGATCGTCCCGGACGACGCGGGCGTGATCGTGCGCACCGCCGCCGAGGGCGCCTCCGAGGAGGAGCTCACCCGCGACGTCCAGCGCCTCCAGCAGCAGTGGGAGGAGATCCAGAAGAAGGCCGCCACCGGCAACGCCCCGGCGCTGCTCTACGGCGAGCCCGACATGACCGTCCGGGTCGTCCGCGACATCTTCAACGAGGACTTCACCAAGGTCATCGTCAGCGGCACCGACGCCTGGAACACCATCCACGACTACGTCTCCAACGTCGCCCCCGACCTCACCGAGCGCCTGCAGCGGTGGACCTCGGACGTCGACGTGTTCGCCACCTACCGGATCGACGAGCAGCTGATGAAGGCGCTGGACCGCAAGGTCTGGCTGCCCTCCGGCGGCTCGCTGGTGATCGACCGGACCGAGGCGATGATCGTCGTCGACGTCAACACCGGCAAGTTCGTCGGCCAGGGCGGCAACCTCGAAGAGACCGTCACCCGCAACAACATCGAGGCGGCCGAGGAGATCGTCCGCCAGCTGCGGCTGCGCGACCTCGGCGGCATCATCGTGATCGACTTCATCGACATGGTGCTGGAGTCCAACCGGGACCTCGTGCTGCGCCGCCTGCTGGAGTGCCTGGGCCGCGACCGCACCAAGCACCAGGTCGCCGAGGTCACCTCGCTCGGCCTGGTCCAGATGACCCGCAAGCGGGTCGGCCAGGGCCTGCTGGAGTCCTTCTCCGAGCCCTGCGTGCACTGCAACGGCCGCGGCGTGATCGTCCACATGGACCAGCCCAGCCACAGCCACAACCACAACCACGGCGCCCCGCAGAACACGGCCGCCGCCGGCACCGGCGAGGGCGGCGGCAAGCGCCGCCGCCGGGGCCGCGGCGGGGCCGGGAACGCGGAGGCCGACGCGGTCGGGGCCGAGGGCACCGAGACGGCCGAGACGACGGAGGCCGCCGAGGCGGCCGCCGCCGAGATCGAGGCGGTCGAGGCCGCGGTCGAGGCCGTCGCCGAGCTGGAGCAGGCCGTCGCGGACCTGGAGATCGTCGAGGAGGACGCCGTCGAGGCGGTCGCCGAGGCGGTGGCCGTCGCGGTCGAGGCCGCGGAGCCGGTGGCCGCTCCGGTCGCCGCGGAGCAGGCCGGCCAGGCCGAGACCCCGTCGGCCGCGCCCGCGGCGGGCGGCCGCACCCGGCGCCGCGCGGTGCGCAAGGCGACCGCTCCGGCCGGGTCGGCCGGCGAGGCCGAGATCGTCGTCCTGCAGGCCCGTGCCGAGGCCGCGATGGAGGCCGCGCTGAGCGCCGCCGCCGAGAAGTCGGCCGCCGAGGCCGCCGAGGCCGCCGAGACCGCCGAGACCGAGGCTGTCACGGAGGCCGTCGCGGAGGCGGAGCCGGCCGCGGAGGTCGCCGTCGAGGCCGAGGCCGAGCAGCCCGCCGAGGCCGTCGCCGAGGCGGCCGCGCCGAAGAAGCGGGCCCCGCGCAAGACCGCGACCAAGACCGCCGCCGCCAAGAAGGCGGCGCCGGCCAAGGCGGCGGCGAAGAAGACCGCGGTCAAGAAGGCCGTGGCGGAGAAGGCCCCGGCGGAGAAGACCGCCGCCCCGGCCGCCAAGAAGACCGCCGCGCGCAAGACCGCCACCAAGCGGACCAGCACGGCGGCGAAGAAGGCCGCGGCCGCCGAGGGCGACGGCGCCGCGGAGTGA
- a CDS encoding TIGR03936 family radical SAM-associated protein: MQRIRLRYTKRGRLRFTSHRDFQRAFERALRRSAVPMAYSAGFTPHPKVSYANAAPTGTASEAEYLEIGLAEHRDPEALRRQLDESLPPGLDITEAVEVATSNFVERLEASEWLLRLPGVEPAEAERAAAAFLAAEAVEVQRMTKNGLRTFDARSAVAAVEIVPEGSALVGIGDNTATDGADDVRTGTPCAILRLVVRHATPAVRPDDVLSGLRSTADLAPPVPAEVTRLAQGPLDEQTGTVTDPLALDRAAAEVGR, from the coding sequence GTGCAGCGCATCCGTCTCCGCTACACCAAGCGCGGCCGTCTGCGCTTCACCAGCCACCGGGACTTCCAGCGGGCGTTCGAGCGCGCGCTCCGCCGCTCGGCCGTCCCGATGGCCTACTCCGCGGGCTTCACCCCGCACCCCAAGGTCTCGTACGCCAACGCCGCCCCCACCGGCACCGCGAGCGAGGCCGAGTACCTGGAGATCGGCCTCGCCGAGCACCGCGACCCCGAGGCGCTCCGCCGCCAGCTGGACGAGTCGCTGCCGCCCGGCCTGGACATCACCGAGGCCGTCGAGGTCGCCACGAGCAACTTCGTGGAGCGCCTGGAAGCCTCCGAGTGGCTGCTGCGCCTGCCCGGCGTGGAGCCCGCGGAGGCCGAGCGGGCCGCCGCCGCGTTCCTGGCCGCCGAGGCGGTCGAGGTCCAGCGGATGACCAAGAACGGCCTGCGCACCTTCGACGCGCGCTCCGCCGTCGCCGCGGTGGAAATCGTCCCGGAGGGCTCCGCCCTGGTCGGGATCGGTGACAACACGGCCACGGACGGTGCGGACGATGTTCGGACGGGCACTCCCTGTGCGATACTGCGCCTGGTAGTACGACACGCCACACCCGCCGTACGACCCGACGACGTATTGTCCGGCCTCCGTTCGACGGCCGACCTCGCGCCGCCGGTCCCCGCAGAGGTGACCAGGCTGGCGCAGGGGCCGCTCGACGAGCAGACCGGCACGGTGACCGACCCGCTGGCGCTCGACCGCGCCGCGGCCGAGGTCGGCCGGTAG
- a CDS encoding TIGR03960 family B12-binding radical SAM protein translates to MTVESVFPRLEALLPHVQKPIQYVGGELNSTVKDWDACDVRWALMYPDAYEVGLPNQGTMILYEVLNEREGVLAERSYSVWPDLEALMREHGVPQFTVDAHRPIKAFDVFGLSFSTELGYTNMLTALDLAGIPLNAADRTVDDPVVLAGGHAAFNPEPIADFIDAAVIGDGEQAVLDITDIVRAWKAEGRPGGRDELLLRLAKTGGVYIPRFYDVEYLADGRIGRVVPNRPGVPWRVSKHTVMDLDEWPYPKQPLVPLAETVHERMSVEIFRGCTRGCRFCQAGMITRPVRERSITGIGEMVEKGLKATGFEEVGLLSLSSADHSEIADITKGLADRYAEDKVGLSLPSTRVDAFNIDLANELSRNGRRSGLTFAPEGGSERIRKVINKMVSEEDLINTVAAAYGNGWRQVKLYFMCGLPTETDEDVLQIGTMAKNVIAKGREVTGTNDVRCTVSIGGFVPKPHTPFQWAPQLSAEATDERLTKLRDSIRGDRKFGKNIGFRYHDGKPGIIEGLLSRGDRRIGAVIRAVYEDGGRFDGWREHFSYDRWIASAEKGLAGTGVDVDWYTTRERTYEEVLPWDHLDSGLDKDWLWEDWQDALEEVEVEDCRWTPCFDCGVCPQMDTHIQVGPTGKKLLPLSVVNN, encoded by the coding sequence ATGACTGTCGAATCGGTCTTCCCACGCCTGGAGGCCCTCCTCCCGCACGTCCAGAAGCCGATCCAGTACGTCGGCGGCGAGCTCAACTCGACCGTCAAGGACTGGGACGCCTGTGACGTCCGGTGGGCCCTGATGTACCCCGACGCCTACGAGGTCGGCCTGCCCAACCAGGGCACCATGATCCTGTACGAGGTGCTGAACGAGCGCGAGGGCGTGCTCGCCGAGCGCAGCTACAGCGTCTGGCCCGACCTGGAAGCGCTGATGCGCGAGCACGGCGTCCCGCAGTTCACGGTGGACGCGCACCGGCCGATCAAGGCGTTCGACGTGTTCGGCCTGTCGTTCTCCACCGAGCTCGGCTACACCAACATGCTGACCGCGCTCGACCTGGCCGGCATCCCGCTGAACGCCGCCGACCGCACCGTGGACGACCCGGTCGTCCTCGCGGGCGGCCACGCCGCGTTCAACCCGGAGCCGATCGCCGACTTCATCGACGCCGCCGTGATCGGCGACGGCGAGCAGGCCGTGCTGGACATCACCGACATCGTCCGGGCCTGGAAGGCCGAGGGCCGCCCCGGCGGCCGCGACGAGCTGCTGCTGCGGCTGGCGAAGACCGGCGGGGTGTACATCCCGCGGTTCTACGACGTCGAGTACCTGGCCGACGGCCGGATCGGGCGCGTCGTCCCGAACCGCCCCGGCGTGCCGTGGCGGGTCTCCAAGCACACCGTGATGGACCTCGACGAGTGGCCCTACCCCAAGCAGCCGCTGGTCCCGCTCGCCGAGACCGTGCACGAGCGGATGTCGGTGGAGATCTTCCGCGGCTGCACCCGCGGCTGCCGCTTTTGCCAGGCCGGCATGATCACGCGCCCCGTGCGGGAGCGAAGCATCACCGGCATCGGCGAGATGGTCGAGAAGGGCCTGAAGGCCACCGGCTTCGAGGAGGTCGGCCTGCTCTCGCTGTCCTCCGCGGACCACTCCGAGATCGCCGACATCACCAAGGGCCTGGCCGACCGCTACGCCGAGGACAAGGTCGGCCTCTCGCTGCCCTCCACCCGGGTCGACGCCTTCAACATCGACCTGGCCAACGAGCTGTCCCGCAACGGCCGCCGCTCCGGTCTCACCTTCGCCCCCGAGGGCGGCTCCGAGCGGATCCGCAAGGTCATCAACAAGATGGTCTCCGAAGAGGACCTGATCAACACGGTGGCCGCCGCGTACGGCAACGGCTGGCGCCAGGTGAAGCTGTACTTCATGTGCGGCCTGCCCACCGAGACCGACGAGGACGTGCTGCAGATCGGCACCATGGCGAAGAACGTCATCGCCAAGGGCCGCGAGGTCACCGGCACCAACGACGTCCGCTGCACGGTCTCGATCGGAGGCTTCGTCCCCAAGCCGCACACCCCGTTCCAGTGGGCCCCGCAGCTGTCCGCCGAGGCCACCGACGAGCGGCTGACCAAGCTGCGAGACTCGATCCGCGGCGACCGCAAGTTCGGCAAGAACATCGGCTTCCGCTACCACGACGGCAAGCCCGGCATCATCGAGGGCCTGCTCTCCCGCGGCGACCGCCGGATCGGCGCCGTCATCCGGGCCGTCTACGAGGACGGCGGCCGCTTCGACGGCTGGCGCGAGCACTTCTCGTACGACCGCTGGATCGCCTCCGCCGAGAAGGGCCTGGCCGGCACCGGCGTCGACGTCGACTGGTACACCACCCGCGAGCGCACCTACGAGGAGGTGCTGCCCTGGGACCACCTGGACAGCGGCCTCGACAAGGACTGGCTCTGGGAGGACTGGCAGGACGCGCTGGAGGAGGTCGAGGTCGAGGACTGCCGCTGGACCCCGTGCTTCGACTGCGGCGTCTGCCCGCAGATGGACACCCACATCCAGGTCGGCCCGACCGGCAAGAAGCTGCTCCCGCTGAGCGTCGTCAACAACTGA